AACTTCGTTATGCTGTGCCGTCGTTTTTAAAATAGTCAGATCTTGTGGCAATCCTACCTGTGCCAAGGTGGTGACAACACATCGAGGACAGGCTGTATCAATCTTCAGCCTGACAGAATCTCCAATCACAAGAGTATTTCCCACCCAAGCATTTTCGACAAAATCATTCTGCGCCGATGGGGTATCTATCAACAAGTTAGGACGAAAGCGACAGGGAGCAAACTCACCATCAGGGTAAAGTTCTTGTAAGCGATTGAGAGTAGCGGTAGTGATAGCGTGGATCGGGCAAGAATCAAAAAAAGTTCCAGGGGGCATAAACAATTGAGTCACCGTATCTTGATAGGCAGTACCTTCTACATCTGGCCAATATTGATCGAGGCTAGGAGTTTCAGGGACAGTAGCCAGAAACTTTACTTCTCGGTTAATCCAGTTAGATAGCTGGGTATCAATATCAGGCTGTTCGCTGGTTACAGTAGAACCATCAGGGAGAGAAATATGTACGGTAGGTATGAGTTTATCTACCTGGGTTGTTTGGGCTAAGGTTGCATGACAGTTAAGTAAAGACGACCATTTTCGTGGATTTTTGGCACTGGCAATACGCTTAGTTTCTACGTCCCAAAGGGCATAAGCGCGATCGCCTAATAATCCTTTTGTCCCAATATCTGACTTATCTAATTTTTCCCCCTGCATAGATTTGACTGGATAACGCCACAAGGTTTTGAGAGTACCAACAAATGTACGTTCCATAAAAGATATTTTGCCAGATTGCATTTTTCAAGGATATTTGGACTTAACATTACCATGGGGTTTTGACTGTGGCAGTAGCGATGTTTACGTTTAACGAAACATATATAATCTTCCTAAAGGAACGCGATCAACTGGTTCGCAGATTGCTAGTTCGCCATCAACTCTAACCTGAAATGTGTCAGGATCGACTTCGATATCTGGACAAATATTATTGTGTGTTAGGTCAGACTTCGATAATGAACGAGTACCACTGACGGCTAAAGCAGGCTTTTGCAAGCCTAATTTATCAGGGATACCTTTATCTATGGCAGCTTGGGTCATAAAGCTAAAAGAAGTGGCTTGAGGTGCTATACCAAAACTACTCCACTGTGGTCGATAAATAATTGGTTCGCAAGTCATCAACGAAGCATTAGATTCTCCCATTGGCGACCAAGCAATAAAACCACCTTTTATAATCAATTCTGGCTTGATACCAAAGTATCCAGGTTGCCATAGTACGATATCGGCGATTTTTCCTGGTTCTAATGAACCTACATAACGATCTATGCCATAAGTGCGAGCAGGGTTAATTGTATATTTAGCTAAATAACGTAAAGCTCTTTGATTATCATGGCGATCGCTATC
This DNA window, taken from Pleurocapsa sp. FMAR1, encodes the following:
- a CDS encoding MOSC domain-containing protein: MERTFVGTLKTLWRYPVKSMQGEKLDKSDIGTKGLLGDRAYALWDVETKRIASAKNPRKWSSLLNCHATLAQTTQVDKLIPTVHISLPDGSTVTSEQPDIDTQLSNWINREVKFLATVPETPSLDQYWPDVEGTAYQDTVTQLFMPPGTFFDSCPIHAITTATLNRLQELYPDGEFAPCRFRPNLLIDTPSAQNDFVENAWVGNTLVIGDSVRLKIDTACPRCVVTTLAQVGLPQDLTILKTTAQHNEVIAGIRLSVIQGGTIHQGDSVWLSEIEVP